In one window of Flavobacterium ginsengisoli DNA:
- a CDS encoding SusC/RagA family TonB-linked outer membrane protein translates to MSAATSIYGARASNGVIIVTTNTGKAGKLKVTYNVSTQNSRIGKKYNFMDGGDYIKMQREGLYNAAELAGLSTTTGIARLGQLTGATPAGTGNNLENNTPFATLLKSNLSAETISTLQAKGWQEIADPLNPSKTIMYKSTDWNDILFQDAITQSHTLGFSGGTDTGVFDLSLGYLKGDGITIFTGYQRFTSKLNASLKVADNFTINGRVLFSKASNNQVVANSVVFNRYLGNSPTTKLYLEDGTLAPGQNNINGNPLYQMGKVKGKNENDKLQMGVDGELRLAKDFTFTPAISLYSENENDNTFQQAFLSGSSGLVDNTRTATRLSNQTYQVQYEGVFAYKKDWENIGNFDAKLGVSKYDRTIKYFNASRKRKPFRFSADFRLISNSVSVYSNNTKLVLNSVFGRVNYDYKNRYFATASFRYDGSSSLGPDNRYGFFPGISAGWNMQEEKFWANTMPKFFSSLKLRGSYGVNGNLGTLGDFQAGGLYAGTTNGLPNSYNGQSAIINSQIANPGLKWEQSETINGGFDIGLNEDKIRIIGDFYNKLTSDLLTNLTLPSNSGFSTVLTNLGGLRSKGFELEVQANVYNKNDWKVNVGANVSHNTNTVEKLPFNGNGNNRIGGTEIWDAKSGKYVYVGGLQEGQKIGNFYAHKQLYILSTQAEADAYNAKVHDTYVTKTAANGGNPDGRKFAGDAVFEDTDNNGIIDSRDRQYMGNMFPTFVGGFNFDTSYKGFSLTVRTDYSLGATIYNEARARFLGQFQGNYGLLAESAQAWQKEGDITDVPRYRWADQTNQNNLFRSEASGAAYNTNMFQGNSRYYESGDYLCIREITFSYSFPKTLIEKASLTSLRLYVTGSNLYYFTKYKGLSPEVQGIDGGSSLGLNAAGSTGTYPVPRNIILGLNISL, encoded by the coding sequence ATGTCTGCTGCAACTTCTATTTATGGTGCACGAGCTTCAAATGGTGTAATCATAGTCACTACAAATACAGGTAAGGCAGGAAAGCTAAAAGTTACTTATAATGTTTCAACTCAAAACAGTAGAATTGGTAAAAAATACAATTTTATGGATGGAGGCGATTACATTAAAATGCAGCGTGAAGGATTGTATAATGCAGCCGAACTTGCAGGACTTTCTACAACTACTGGTATCGCACGTTTAGGACAATTGACCGGTGCTACGCCTGCAGGTACAGGAAATAATCTAGAAAACAATACTCCGTTTGCTACTTTATTAAAATCTAATTTATCTGCAGAAACCATAAGTACACTTCAGGCAAAAGGCTGGCAGGAAATTGCAGATCCTTTAAACCCAAGCAAGACGATTATGTACAAAAGTACCGATTGGAATGATATTTTATTTCAAGATGCTATTACACAAAGCCATACACTTGGTTTTAGCGGTGGAACAGACACAGGCGTATTCGATTTGAGTTTAGGATATTTAAAAGGTGATGGTATTACGATATTCACAGGATACCAAAGGTTTACCAGTAAATTAAACGCTTCTTTAAAAGTTGCGGACAATTTTACAATTAACGGACGTGTTTTGTTCTCAAAAGCAAGTAACAATCAGGTTGTGGCTAACAGTGTAGTTTTCAATAGATATTTAGGAAACTCACCAACTACAAAACTATATTTAGAAGACGGAACTTTAGCTCCAGGACAAAACAACATTAACGGAAATCCATTGTACCAGATGGGGAAAGTTAAAGGCAAAAATGAAAACGATAAGCTTCAGATGGGCGTAGATGGTGAATTAAGACTTGCAAAAGATTTTACTTTCACACCAGCCATTTCATTATACAGCGAAAATGAAAATGACAATACTTTTCAACAGGCATTTTTAAGCGGAAGCAGCGGTTTGGTTGATAATACAAGAACTGCAACAAGATTGAGCAATCAAACCTATCAAGTGCAATACGAAGGAGTTTTTGCTTATAAAAAAGATTGGGAAAATATTGGAAACTTTGATGCTAAACTAGGAGTTTCAAAATACGATAGAACCATTAAATATTTTAATGCAAGCAGGAAAAGGAAGCCCTTCAGATTTAGCGCAGACTTTAGACTCATCTCCAATTCGGTTTCGGTTTATAGCAACAATACCAAATTGGTTTTAAATAGTGTTTTCGGACGTGTTAATTACGATTATAAAAACAGATATTTTGCAACAGCTTCATTTCGTTATGATGGTTCATCAAGTTTAGGACCAGACAATAGATATGGTTTCTTTCCTGGGATTTCGGCAGGATGGAATATGCAGGAAGAGAAATTCTGGGCCAACACAATGCCAAAATTCTTTTCTTCTCTTAAACTTCGTGGAAGTTATGGTGTAAACGGAAACTTAGGAACTTTAGGAGATTTCCAAGCTGGAGGATTATATGCAGGAACTACAAACGGACTTCCAAATAGCTACAATGGACAATCGGCGATTATCAACTCTCAAATTGCAAACCCAGGATTGAAATGGGAACAATCTGAAACGATAAATGGTGGTTTTGATATCGGATTAAACGAAGATAAAATTAGAATCATTGGAGATTTCTATAACAAATTGACATCAGACTTATTGACAAATCTGACTTTGCCTTCAAATAGTGGTTTCTCAACTGTTTTGACCAATTTAGGAGGATTAAGAAGCAAAGGTTTTGAGCTAGAAGTTCAGGCAAATGTTTACAATAAAAATGATTGGAAAGTAAATGTTGGAGCAAACGTTTCGCACAATACCAATACAGTCGAAAAACTTCCATTTAATGGAAATGGAAATAATAGAATTGGAGGAACTGAGATCTGGGATGCAAAAAGTGGCAAATATGTTTATGTGGGAGGTTTACAGGAAGGACAAAAAATTGGAAACTTCTACGCTCATAAACAATTATATATTCTGTCAACTCAAGCAGAAGCAGATGCATACAACGCAAAAGTTCACGATACTTATGTAACGAAAACGGCCGCAAATGGTGGTAATCCTGATGGAAGAAAATTTGCTGGAGACGCAGTTTTTGAAGATACAGACAATAACGGAATCATTGATAGCCGAGATAGACAATATATGGGGAATATGTTCCCAACATTCGTAGGAGGTTTCAATTTTGATACTTCATACAAAGGTTTCTCTCTAACAGTTAGAACAGATTATTCTTTAGGAGCAACAATTTACAACGAAGCAAGAGCACGTTTCTTAGGTCAGTTTCAAGGTAACTACGGATTATTGGCAGAAAGCGCACAAGCATGGCAGAAAGAAGGAGATATTACAGATGTTCCTCGTTACCGTTGGGCAGATCAAACCAATCAGAACAACTTATTCAGATCTGAAGCGAGCGGAGCAGCTTACAATACCAATATGTTCCAAGGTAACAGCCGTTACTACGAAAGCGGAGATTATTTATGCATAAGAGAAATTACGTTCAGTTATAGTTTTCCAAAAACACTTATCGAAAAAGCAAGTTTGACATCACTTCGTCTGTATGTTACAGGAAGTAATTTATACTACTTTACAAAATACAAAGGGTTAAGCCCAGAAGTACAAGGTATTGACGGAGGATCTAGTTTAGGATTAAACGCAGCTGGTTCTACAGGAACTTACCCAGTGCCTAGAAACATTATTCTTGGTTTAAATATCAGTTTGTAA
- a CDS encoding RagB/SusD family nutrient uptake outer membrane protein, whose protein sequence is MKKKFLLYTILFSSLSLFNSCQDDLELTSDSVITSDSFWKTEDDAKAGVNGMYVNFRIQTQQNYYLLGGARSAEITGGVQSPLTLANYYNNNLTPQNIDVDWAGLYTVIHSANLVLKYVPKITFSPSTVKEQKRYIAQAYTMRALCYFIMARSWGGVPIVTEPTENTNQSQYIIPRNTIEETFAFIKSDIDQAIANFPDANNNKTQLALPSVYALKAEVNLWTAKQLNGGTADLNNALADNKCNSGNTDFNAKFQRCFCF, encoded by the coding sequence ATGAAAAAGAAATTTCTTTTATACACAATACTTTTTTCAAGTCTTTCTCTTTTTAATTCTTGTCAAGATGATTTAGAATTAACATCTGATAGTGTTATTACATCTGACAGTTTCTGGAAAACAGAAGATGACGCCAAAGCAGGCGTAAACGGAATGTATGTAAACTTTAGAATTCAGACACAGCAAAATTATTATTTGTTAGGAGGAGCAAGAAGTGCAGAAATTACTGGCGGAGTTCAGTCTCCTTTAACATTGGCAAATTACTATAACAACAATCTTACACCACAAAATATAGATGTAGATTGGGCTGGTTTGTATACTGTAATTCATTCGGCAAACTTGGTTTTAAAATATGTGCCAAAAATTACATTTAGTCCATCAACAGTAAAAGAGCAAAAAAGATATATTGCTCAAGCCTATACCATGCGTGCGTTATGTTATTTCATTATGGCGCGTTCTTGGGGAGGAGTGCCAATTGTAACAGAACCAACAGAAAATACCAATCAGTCGCAATACATTATTCCGCGAAATACGATTGAAGAAACATTTGCCTTTATTAAATCAGATATTGATCAGGCCATTGCTAATTTTCCCGATGCAAACAATAACAAAACGCAATTGGCTCTTCCATCAGTTTATGCTTTAAAAGCAGAAGTGAATTTATGGACAGCAAAACAATTAAACGGAGGAACAGCAGACTTAAATAATGCTTTGGCAGACAATAAATGCAATTCCGGGAACACCGACTTTAATGCCAAGTTTCAAAGATGTTTTTGCTTTTGA
- a CDS encoding RagB/SusD family nutrient uptake outer membrane protein, whose protein sequence is MLWQTINAIPGTPTLMPSFKDVFAFDKKGNAEVLFAVRYSLADLTSSLLDNWNQFMFVGPSDFAPLTSAQATAVFGTLGTGSGNAGISRVQPDITRFNFATTDARKDATYLTLYNGTTPVVTGLVKYNGTVDGTIRRFVSDIIIYRWADILLMKAEIKNALGQDPTTEMNLVMKRADASASFTNDTPAANDDVILRERLKEMAFEGKSWWDIVRFNKTSIVPSMAGKQVLFPISQNTINFNPKIVQNPGYTN, encoded by the coding sequence ATGCTTTGGCAGACAATAAATGCAATTCCGGGAACACCGACTTTAATGCCAAGTTTCAAAGATGTTTTTGCTTTTGACAAAAAAGGAAATGCCGAAGTGCTTTTTGCAGTTCGTTATTCATTAGCCGATTTAACGTCATCACTATTAGATAACTGGAATCAGTTTATGTTTGTTGGACCAAGTGATTTTGCACCATTAACATCAGCACAGGCAACGGCCGTTTTCGGTACATTAGGAACAGGTTCAGGAAATGCTGGTATTTCGAGAGTACAGCCAGACATTACAAGATTCAATTTTGCGACTACAGATGCCAGAAAAGACGCAACGTATTTAACTTTATATAACGGTACAACTCCAGTAGTTACAGGTTTGGTAAAATATAATGGAACTGTAGACGGAACAATCAGAAGATTTGTGAGTGATATCATTATTTACCGTTGGGCAGATATTTTATTAATGAAAGCAGAGATTAAAAACGCTTTAGGTCAGGATCCAACCACAGAAATGAATTTGGTAATGAAAAGAGCTGACGCATCGGCTTCATTTACAAATGATACTCCGGCAGCAAATGACGATGTGATTTTAAGAGAGCGTTTAAAAGAAATGGCCTTTGAAGGAAAATCATGGTGGGATATTGTTCGTTTTAATAAAACAAGTATAGTTCCGTCAATGGCAGGAAAACAAGTACTGTTTCCAATTTCTCAAAACACAATCAATTTCAATCCTAAAATTGTTCAGAATCCAGGATATACCAATTAA
- a CDS encoding dihydrodipicolinate synthase family protein, with translation MKIEHLQGLISAPFTPFDESGKLDVSLIPAYYTFLKRNGVTGAFIIGSTGEGVSMSLEEKKTVAKAWADCSNHDADFKVMVFLGGTCLTDCIELAKYSYEVGLYAVSITAPFYFKPGNVDTLAEICIKVGESVPNMPLYYYHIPVLTGVNIPMFDLVRVLDGKLPNFAGVKYTHEDFMDFQSCMSYENGKYDMLWGRDENMLSALVLGAKGAVGSTFNYARTIVL, from the coding sequence ATGAAAATCGAACATTTACAAGGTCTTATTTCAGCTCCATTTACTCCATTTGATGAGAGTGGAAAATTGGATGTGAGCCTGATTCCAGCTTATTATACTTTTCTAAAAAGAAATGGAGTAACAGGAGCATTTATAATTGGTTCTACTGGCGAAGGGGTTTCGATGTCATTAGAAGAGAAAAAAACGGTTGCTAAAGCATGGGCAGATTGTTCTAATCACGATGCCGATTTTAAAGTAATGGTTTTCCTTGGCGGAACTTGTTTAACAGACTGTATCGAACTAGCTAAATACTCGTATGAAGTTGGTTTATACGCGGTTTCTATAACTGCGCCATTTTATTTCAAACCAGGAAACGTAGATACGCTGGCAGAAATTTGTATCAAAGTTGGAGAAAGTGTTCCAAACATGCCATTGTATTACTACCATATTCCAGTCTTGACAGGAGTAAATATTCCAATGTTTGATTTGGTAAGAGTTTTGGATGGAAAACTTCCAAATTTTGCAGGAGTAAAATATACACATGAAGATTTTATGGATTTTCAGAGCTGTATGAGTTATGAAAACGGAAAATACGATATGCTTTGGGGACGTGACGAAAACATGCTTTCAGCATTAGTTTTAGGTGCTAAAGGCGCTGTTGGAAGTACTTTTAATTATGCTCGCACCATTGTACTATGA
- a CDS encoding galactose oxidase — MNRFFSFSILTISIMSATVGLSQQKNISKIEWQKAAQLQNADGSLSLGFAGPINGVTNDVLIVAGGANFQDKMPWEGGKKHYSKEIHVLEKNDKTFHWNKKSIAELPEPIAYCGNVSTSLGIVYVGGENENGLSNKAHILNWNSEKNEIEIKALPDFPIQITNIALVNVSNVVYAIGGDEATKSSDLVFSIDLNKAKPEWKSEPKLPFALANSVAVFQNEIIYVVGGRTKTASGISDLHNTTLAFNLKKQIWETKAIITDGKKTTNFSAGAGVAFGKHYIIITGGDNGETFHKIETYLSQISQTASEEEKAKLIAEKNILNTTHQGFYNAVLLYDTLKNKWTKIGELPFLAHVTTTAVLWNDKIVLSNGEIKPGIRTPNIMLGTIK; from the coding sequence ATGAATCGATTTTTTTCTTTCTCAATTCTTACTATTTCAATTATGTCAGCAACAGTTGGTCTTTCGCAACAAAAAAATATTTCAAAAATAGAATGGCAAAAAGCAGCGCAGCTTCAAAATGCCGATGGAAGTCTTTCTCTAGGTTTTGCAGGACCAATTAATGGCGTGACAAATGATGTTTTAATTGTAGCTGGAGGAGCAAATTTTCAAGATAAAATGCCTTGGGAAGGAGGAAAGAAGCATTATTCAAAAGAAATTCATGTTTTAGAAAAAAACGATAAAACCTTTCATTGGAATAAAAAATCAATAGCAGAATTACCAGAACCAATTGCGTATTGCGGCAATGTTTCAACCAGTTTAGGAATCGTGTACGTTGGAGGAGAAAATGAAAATGGTTTATCCAACAAAGCACATATTTTAAATTGGAATTCTGAAAAAAATGAAATTGAAATAAAAGCACTGCCCGATTTTCCAATCCAAATAACCAATATTGCTCTTGTAAATGTAAGCAATGTAGTATATGCAATTGGCGGCGATGAAGCCACAAAAAGTTCCGATTTGGTTTTTAGCATTGATTTAAATAAAGCCAAACCAGAATGGAAATCAGAACCAAAATTACCTTTTGCATTGGCAAATTCAGTAGCAGTATTTCAGAATGAAATTATTTATGTTGTTGGAGGAAGAACCAAAACAGCTTCTGGAATAAGTGATTTGCACAACACAACATTGGCTTTCAACCTGAAAAAACAAATTTGGGAAACTAAAGCAATTATAACGGACGGAAAGAAAACGACCAATTTTTCAGCAGGAGCAGGAGTCGCTTTTGGGAAACACTATATCATTATTACCGGAGGAGATAACGGAGAAACATTTCATAAAATAGAAACCTATTTATCTCAAATTTCACAGACAGCTTCAGAAGAAGAAAAGGCAAAATTAATTGCCGAAAAAAATATCTTAAATACAACACATCAAGGATTTTACAATGCCGTTTTATTGTACGATACTTTAAAAAATAAATGGACAAAAATTGGCGAATTGCCATTTCTGGCTCATGTCACGACAACAGCAGTACTTTGGAACGATAAAATTGTTTTATCAAATGGAGAAATAAAACCTGGAATTCGAACTCCGAATATTATGTTAGGCACTATCAAATAA
- a CDS encoding GDSL-type esterase/lipase family protein: MNAQKTTVKVACLGDSVTAGYLLANPQSESYPSQLQVLMGNGYEIRNFGHSGATLLKKGSKPYYKTKECSDAIAYQPDIAIIHLGLNDTDPRNWPNYKEDFNADYFWLIDALRKQNPNVKIFICRMTPIFNEHPRFKSGTRDWFWQIQEHINEIAKPNKVHLIDLHEKLYSRPDLFPDALHPTKEGAKILAQTVYENVTQDFGGLKLGTVFTDNMVLQRNQPILIYGNANGGEKVEVVFDDKKEIATTNEAGKWKVIFPAMKSGGIHEISISTLDKKITLKNILIGDVWFCSGQSNMAFPLKKSENGISEVKKAVENTNLRLFNFEAIQETNEKAFDSITLEKVNQLKYFSGKWKTCDSLSAKDFSAVAFYFGQNIIREENIPIGLIEVAVGGSPIESWFERYTLEHDDKVVDVLTNWRKSDFLRPWVRSRADENLKNAINPKQRHPYDPCYNYEAGVSHFTAFPIKGFIWYQGESNAHNVELYEHLMPELVKNWRNAWGGSLPFYFVQLSGINRPSWPEFRDAQNRIQKEIPNSGMAVSMDFGEETNVHPIKKRQIGERLALLALKNTYGKKIIANGPIPLKAIQKGDAILVSFSNAKQLYTADKKDLIGFELVTEKGIRIETKAKIIKDQVEISIPNGEKVNEVFYAWKPYTTANLVNEASLPCSTFKLKLNSISKN, encoded by the coding sequence ATGAATGCACAAAAAACGACTGTAAAAGTGGCTTGTTTGGGAGATTCTGTTACAGCGGGATATTTGTTGGCAAACCCGCAATCAGAATCTTATCCTTCGCAATTGCAGGTTTTAATGGGAAATGGTTATGAAATTAGAAATTTTGGACACAGTGGTGCAACTCTTTTAAAAAAAGGGAGTAAACCTTATTATAAAACTAAAGAATGCTCTGATGCGATTGCCTATCAGCCGGATATTGCAATTATTCATTTGGGATTAAATGATACTGATCCGAGGAACTGGCCGAATTACAAAGAAGATTTTAATGCCGATTATTTTTGGCTGATTGATGCATTAAGAAAACAGAATCCGAATGTAAAAATCTTTATCTGTCGTATGACTCCGATTTTCAATGAACATCCTCGTTTTAAATCGGGAACCCGAGATTGGTTTTGGCAAATTCAGGAGCATATTAATGAAATAGCTAAACCAAATAAAGTCCATTTAATTGACCTTCACGAAAAATTATATTCGCGTCCAGATCTTTTTCCAGATGCCTTGCATCCAACAAAAGAAGGGGCAAAAATCTTAGCACAGACAGTTTACGAAAATGTTACCCAAGATTTTGGAGGTTTAAAATTAGGAACTGTTTTTACCGATAATATGGTTTTACAGCGTAACCAGCCGATTCTAATTTATGGAAATGCAAATGGAGGAGAAAAAGTTGAAGTAGTTTTTGATGATAAAAAAGAAATTGCAACAACAAATGAAGCAGGAAAATGGAAAGTTATTTTTCCAGCAATGAAATCTGGAGGAATTCACGAAATTTCAATTTCAACTTTAGATAAAAAAATCACTTTAAAAAATATTTTAATTGGAGATGTTTGGTTTTGTTCAGGACAATCTAATATGGCTTTTCCTCTAAAAAAATCTGAAAATGGAATCTCTGAAGTAAAGAAAGCGGTTGAGAACACCAACCTTAGATTATTCAATTTTGAAGCTATTCAAGAAACAAACGAAAAAGCTTTTGACTCGATTACTTTAGAAAAAGTAAATCAGTTGAAATATTTTTCTGGAAAATGGAAAACATGCGATTCTTTAAGTGCCAAAGATTTTTCGGCAGTAGCCTTTTACTTTGGTCAAAACATTATTCGCGAAGAAAATATTCCAATCGGATTAATAGAAGTTGCCGTTGGCGGTTCTCCAATAGAATCTTGGTTTGAGAGATATACTTTGGAGCATGATGATAAAGTAGTAGACGTATTAACAAATTGGAGAAAATCTGATTTCTTGCGACCTTGGGTACGCTCTAGAGCAGACGAAAATTTAAAAAACGCAATAAACCCAAAACAGCGCCATCCTTATGATCCTTGTTACAATTACGAAGCAGGCGTTTCGCATTTTACAGCGTTTCCGATAAAGGGATTTATTTGGTACCAAGGAGAAAGCAATGCACATAATGTTGAATTGTATGAACATTTAATGCCAGAATTAGTCAAAAATTGGAGAAACGCTTGGGGAGGTTCATTGCCATTTTATTTTGTGCAATTATCAGGAATTAATCGACCATCGTGGCCAGAATTTAGAGATGCACAAAATAGAATTCAAAAAGAAATTCCTAATAGTGGCATGGCTGTTAGTATGGATTTTGGAGAAGAGACAAATGTTCATCCAATAAAGAAAAGGCAAATTGGGGAGCGATTAGCGTTATTGGCATTAAAAAATACATACGGCAAAAAAATAATAGCAAACGGACCAATTCCTTTAAAAGCAATTCAAAAAGGAGATGCAATTCTAGTTTCTTTTTCGAATGCAAAACAATTATACACCGCAGATAAAAAAGACCTAATCGGTTTTGAATTAGTTACCGAGAAAGGAATTCGGATTGAAACCAAAGCAAAAATTATAAAAGATCAAGTCGAGATTAGTATTCCGAATGGCGAAAAAGTTAATGAAGTTTTCTACGCTTGGAAACCTTATACAACAGCAAATTTGGTAAACGAAGCCAGTCTCCCATGTTCCACTTTTAAGCTTAAACTGAATTCTATAAGCAAAAACTAG
- a CDS encoding AGE family epimerase/isomerase: protein MSYSKTDLIELKDFYQNQLLNNTVPFWFPRSIDTEHGGYLLMRNQTGDLIDTDKSVWFQGRTAWLLATLYNTIEPKQEWLDGAKSGIDFINQHCFDTDGRMFFHVTQDGSPIRKRRYYFSETFATIAMSAYAKASGDEAAAEQARHLFGECIKYTTTPGLLEPKYTSTRPSKGIGSPMIMINTAQQIRENIGDSRCDEWIMKWIAEIENDFVKDDIKCVMEQVAPDGSIIDHIDGRTLNPGHAIEGAWFILHEAKYRNNDPHLIELGCKMLDYMWERGWDKEHGGILYFLDVYGNPVQEYWQDMKFWWPHNEVIIATLLAYTMTGNEKYAKWHKMIHDYSYSKFHDKENGEWFGYLHRDGSVAQTAKGNLYKGPFHLPRQEWYCTQILNDYLEKN, encoded by the coding sequence ATGAGCTATTCAAAAACTGATTTAATAGAATTAAAAGACTTTTATCAGAACCAATTACTAAATAATACAGTGCCATTTTGGTTTCCGCGATCTATAGATACCGAGCATGGCGGTTACTTATTGATGCGGAACCAAACTGGAGATTTGATTGATACAGATAAATCGGTTTGGTTTCAGGGGCGCACAGCTTGGCTTTTAGCAACACTTTATAATACAATAGAGCCAAAGCAAGAATGGCTTGATGGCGCTAAATCGGGAATCGATTTTATTAATCAACATTGTTTTGATACTGATGGAAGAATGTTTTTTCACGTCACTCAAGATGGAAGCCCAATTCGTAAACGCCGTTATTATTTTTCTGAAACATTTGCGACAATTGCGATGAGTGCTTACGCCAAAGCAAGTGGAGATGAAGCCGCAGCAGAACAAGCGCGACATCTTTTTGGAGAGTGCATAAAATATACAACAACTCCTGGTTTGTTAGAACCAAAATATACTTCAACAAGACCTTCAAAAGGAATTGGCTCTCCTATGATTATGATCAATACAGCACAGCAAATAAGAGAAAATATTGGCGACTCGCGTTGTGATGAATGGATTATGAAATGGATAGCCGAAATCGAAAATGACTTTGTAAAAGACGATATAAAATGTGTCATGGAACAAGTTGCTCCAGACGGTTCTATAATTGATCATATTGACGGACGCACTTTAAATCCTGGACATGCAATAGAAGGTGCATGGTTTATTCTGCATGAAGCAAAATACAGAAATAACGATCCACATTTAATTGAACTAGGGTGTAAAATGCTCGATTATATGTGGGAAAGAGGCTGGGATAAAGAACACGGAGGAATTCTATATTTCCTTGATGTTTATGGAAATCCTGTTCAGGAATATTGGCAGGATATGAAATTCTGGTGGCCACATAATGAAGTGATTATTGCAACCTTACTGGCTTATACCATGACAGGAAATGAGAAATATGCAAAATGGCATAAAATGATTCACGATTACTCGTATAGTAAATTTCATGATAAAGAAAATGGGGAATGGTTTGGCTATTTGCACCGAGACGGAAGCGTAGCTCAAACTGCCAAAGGTAATCTTTATAAAGGACCATTTCATTTGCCTCGTCAGGAATGGTATTGTACACAAATATTAAACGATTATCTTGAGAAAAATTAA